A genomic window from Sphingobacterium sp. BN32 includes:
- the upp gene encoding uracil phosphoribosyltransferase, which translates to MITILTKQNSIANHFLAELRDVRIQQDRMRFRRNLERLGEVMAYEISKTLEYHYVNVETPLGVANTHLMPQQPVIATIMRAGLPFHQGLLNVFDRADSAFIAAYRHTKKSGEFEIHKKYQNTPNLDDKVVIMADPMLATGKSLVLCCKDLLSEYNIKELHIATVIASEEGIQHVRAFLPEVQVWVGAVDNELTSKSYIVPGLGDAGDLAYGNKE; encoded by the coding sequence ATGATAACGATCTTAACAAAACAGAACAGCATTGCCAATCATTTTTTGGCAGAATTAAGAGATGTACGGATACAGCAAGATCGGATGCGGTTTCGGCGGAATCTAGAACGTCTTGGAGAAGTAATGGCCTATGAAATCAGTAAGACATTAGAGTACCATTATGTCAACGTGGAAACTCCGCTAGGCGTGGCAAATACACACTTGATGCCGCAGCAGCCTGTTATTGCTACGATTATGCGCGCGGGTTTGCCATTTCATCAAGGACTATTAAACGTTTTTGATCGTGCTGACAGTGCTTTTATTGCCGCCTATCGTCACACTAAGAAAAGCGGAGAGTTTGAAATCCATAAGAAATATCAGAACACGCCTAATCTGGACGACAAGGTGGTCATCATGGCTGATCCTATGCTGGCGACGGGAAAGAGCCTGGTACTTTGCTGTAAGGATTTATTGAGTGAGTATAATATCAAAGAGCTTCACATCGCGACAGTGATTGCTTCAGAAGAGGGGATTCAGCATGTTAGGGCATTCCTTCCGGAAGTTCAAGTTTGGGTAGGGGCGGTCGATAATGAGTTGACGAGTAAGTCTTATATCGTTCCTGGTTTAGGGGATGCCGGTGATCTTGCATATGGCAATAAAGAATAA
- the uvrB gene encoding excinuclease ABC subunit UvrB, giving the protein MKFQLTSEYKPTGDQPQAIKELVAGVEQGEQYQTLLGVTGSGKTFTVANLIQETQKPTLILSHNKTLAAQLYGEFKQFFPNNAVHYFVSYYDYYQPEAFIASSNTYIEKDLAINEEIEKLRLATTSALMSGRRDVIVVSSVSCIYGMGNPEDFSRSIFRFGVGTTISRNAFLHKLVEILYARTTADFKRGTFRVKGDTVDVYPAYMDNAYRISFFGDDIDELSEIDPVSGRTLQKHETLALFPANLFVTPKEKFTQSIWGIQEELVHRKAQLEDEGKMLEAKRLEERVNYDLEMMRELGYCSGIENYSRFFDGRQPGMRPFCLIDYFPDDYLMVIDESHVTIPQLRAMYGGDRSRKISLVEHGFRLPAALDNRPLNFPEFESLTNQTVYVSATPGDYELQQTEGVVVEQVIRPTGLLDPIIEVKPAINQVDDFLEEVDKTIKEGGRVLATTLTKRMAEELTKYMTRLNIKVRYIHSEVKTLERVEILRGLRLGEFDVLVGVNLLREGLDLPEVTLVAILDADKEGFLRSERSLIQTIGRAARNEKGRVIMYADKMTDSMRITIDETNRRRDKQISYNLEHGITPRTVGKTKEEILEQTSVADMGVGPKAYIEPDAAASVAADPLIEYMSDNEMKKAIETVRKRMEKAAKEMEFLEAAKLRDEMFALEKAYEDKFGKK; this is encoded by the coding sequence ATGAAATTTCAATTAACATCTGAATATAAACCCACTGGCGACCAGCCTCAAGCAATCAAAGAGTTAGTTGCTGGCGTTGAACAGGGAGAGCAATATCAAACATTATTAGGGGTAACGGGATCCGGTAAAACATTTACTGTGGCGAATCTAATTCAAGAAACGCAGAAACCAACCCTTATTTTAAGCCACAATAAGACTTTGGCAGCACAGCTGTATGGAGAATTTAAACAGTTCTTCCCCAATAATGCGGTGCATTACTTCGTGTCTTATTACGACTATTATCAACCGGAAGCATTTATAGCTTCTTCCAACACGTATATTGAGAAAGATTTAGCAATCAATGAGGAAATAGAGAAACTTCGATTAGCAACGACTTCTGCGCTGATGTCGGGACGTAGAGACGTTATTGTGGTCTCCTCCGTATCCTGTATTTACGGTATGGGTAACCCTGAAGATTTCTCCCGGTCGATCTTCCGATTTGGCGTAGGTACCACCATTAGCAGAAATGCTTTTTTACATAAATTGGTGGAAATCCTCTACGCAAGGACTACGGCAGACTTCAAACGCGGTACGTTTAGAGTAAAGGGTGATACTGTGGATGTCTATCCCGCTTATATGGATAACGCTTACCGCATTTCTTTCTTCGGCGATGATATCGACGAGCTAAGCGAAATAGATCCCGTGTCGGGAAGAACGCTGCAAAAGCATGAGACCCTAGCTTTATTTCCCGCGAATCTTTTCGTTACACCAAAGGAAAAGTTTACCCAATCAATTTGGGGTATTCAGGAGGAATTGGTCCATCGCAAGGCGCAGCTGGAAGATGAAGGCAAGATGCTGGAGGCCAAGCGACTTGAAGAGCGTGTTAATTACGATTTAGAGATGATGCGCGAACTCGGCTACTGTTCCGGAATTGAGAACTACTCCCGATTTTTCGATGGTAGACAGCCAGGCATGCGCCCCTTCTGTTTGATTGATTATTTTCCGGATGATTATCTGATGGTGATTGATGAAAGCCATGTAACCATCCCACAATTGCGTGCGATGTATGGTGGTGACCGATCAAGAAAGATCTCTTTAGTAGAGCACGGCTTCCGATTGCCGGCGGCATTAGATAACCGTCCATTGAACTTCCCGGAATTCGAATCCCTGACCAATCAAACGGTATATGTTTCGGCTACTCCAGGGGATTATGAATTGCAACAGACCGAAGGTGTTGTTGTCGAGCAAGTCATTCGTCCTACAGGTTTATTAGACCCTATTATAGAAGTCAAGCCTGCTATCAACCAGGTCGATGATTTCTTGGAAGAAGTCGATAAGACCATTAAAGAAGGCGGAAGAGTGCTAGCGACAACCCTGACGAAACGGATGGCGGAAGAACTGACTAAGTATATGACCCGCCTGAATATCAAAGTCCGTTACATCCACTCTGAAGTAAAAACCTTAGAACGCGTGGAAATACTTCGCGGACTGCGCTTGGGCGAATTTGATGTCCTTGTTGGTGTCAACCTATTAAGAGAGGGTTTAGATTTACCGGAAGTGACGTTAGTCGCTATATTAGACGCGGACAAAGAAGGTTTCTTACGGTCTGAACGTTCCTTAATCCAAACGATTGGACGTGCGGCACGTAATGAGAAAGGTCGCGTAATTATGTATGCAGACAAGATGACGGATAGTATGCGGATTACCATCGATGAAACAAACAGACGTCGTGATAAGCAAATCAGTTACAACTTAGAACATGGCATTACCCCGCGTACCGTTGGAAAAACAAAAGAAGAGATTCTAGAGCAAACGTCGGTTGCTGATATGGGCGTAGGACCAAAAGCTTATATTGAACCGGATGCGGCCGCTTCAGTTGCTGCCGATCCACTGATCGAATACATGAGCGATAATGAAATG